In Balneola sp., one genomic interval encodes:
- the hisN gene encoding histidinol-phosphatase has product MNQELLQAATEIAKIGGHHTLKYFKKNVEVISKADDSPVTIADKETEQIIRKEIQKRYPDHGIIGEEFGRTNEDSNIQWVLDPIDGTKSFIHGIPFYTTLIGILIDNEPQVGIIYAPALEEICVAAIGEGATLNGEPCKVRDTEQLEDATLLVTEIYRFKEMDQQEVFEELMSKTKLHRTWGDAYGHMMVATGRADVMYDPILNIWDAAALLPVMREAGGVFSDIEGNETIHSGNGFSTNKALFPEVKKIFEAHSK; this is encoded by the coding sequence ATGAACCAAGAATTATTACAAGCAGCAACTGAAATAGCCAAAATTGGCGGACATCACACCTTAAAATACTTTAAAAAAAATGTAGAGGTAATAAGTAAAGCAGATGATTCGCCTGTAACTATTGCAGACAAAGAAACTGAGCAGATAATCCGAAAAGAAATCCAGAAAAGATATCCTGATCATGGAATTATTGGAGAAGAATTTGGGAGGACTAACGAAGACAGCAACATACAGTGGGTGCTTGACCCTATTGACGGGACAAAGTCTTTTATCCATGGAATACCTTTCTATACAACTCTGATTGGCATTTTGATAGATAACGAGCCACAGGTTGGAATCATTTACGCACCGGCACTTGAAGAGATTTGTGTCGCGGCCATTGGTGAGGGAGCTACCTTAAATGGAGAGCCTTGCAAAGTACGTGATACGGAACAACTCGAGGATGCCACGCTGTTGGTAACAGAGATATACCGCTTTAAAGAAATGGATCAACAGGAAGTTTTTGAGGAACTCATGTCCAAAACTAAACTACATAGAACATGGGGTGATGCCTATGGACACATGATGGTTGCTACCGGTAGGGCTGACGTTATGTACGATCCCATTCTTAATATTTGGGATGCAGCCGCGTTATTACCCGTGATGCGAGAAGCCGGTGGCGTATTCAGTGATATTGAAGGAAATGAAACTATCCATTCCGGAAATGGATTTTCGACAAATAAAGCATTATTCCCGGAAGTAAAGAAAATATTTGAAGCACACAGCAAATAA